The DNA segment CCACCAGCTACGGCTGTATCTATGAAATAACGGAGAATTTGCGGGTTGACTAATTGTAGTCCGATGCTGGCTAAGAGTGCGATAAGCCTGACGGCATAGCTACGCTTACCGCAAATTTGATAACTCTACCCTTTTGGGGTTTAAGATAATCTACAAGTAAATTCCAGTATTGCCGTAGTCCAATTTTCATATTTTCCGCTTAATTATGCCTATTTAATGCGAATATATTTTGATATATTGATTTAGCTATGTAGCTTTTTTTGAATGTGTGAAAACTGATTCAATTCTCTATCGACTGTTCAAAACATTTCCTGGCGTTTTCTTTGAATTGCTCGGTCAATCGCCAGTGGAAGCGGAAGCCTATGAATTTTTATCAGTAGAAGTCAAGTCGCTTCGCTCCAATTCAAAAAAGGTCAGCGAGTGCAAGTAATTTACCTAGATGAGTTGAGAGACTTAACTAATCAATCAATTGGTTTAGGAACTCTCACGTTGGTAGTTGAACCACCAGAACAGGCCAGTGTAAAAGCTCGGAATTTAATTGAGAGGAGTAAACAAGTTCCTGATGAACAAGTCAGGAGAAAATTAGTAGAATTAATAGAGACAATCATTGTTTATAAGTTTCCTCACAAGAATCAAGCGGAGATTCAAGCAATGTTAGGATTAGGCGATTTGAAACAAACCAAGGTTTACCAAGAAGGCTTGGAAGACGGAGAGCGGAAGGGGCGCGTTGAGGGTAAACTTGAGGGTAAACTCGAAGGTAAACTCGAAGGTAAACTCGAAGCAGTACCTCGGTTATTGAAATTGGGGTTAACTTTGGAACAGGTAGCAGAAGCACTAGAATTAGACGTTGCAGAAGTTAGAAAAGCTGCGCGACCGTAAACTGAGCAACAAAAGTAGTAATTATCAGATTCAGGCAATGTTAGGATTAGGTGATTTGAAACAAACAAAGGTTTACCGAGAAGGCTTGGAAGACGGAAAGCGTAAGGGGCGCGTTGAGGGCAAACTTGAGGCAATACCTCGATTATTGAAATTGGGGTTAACTTTGGAACAGGTAGCAGAAGCACTAGAATTAGACATTACAGAAGTTAGAAAAGCTGCGCGTGTCCAATTTTGATCATGCCAATTTCACTAGACTACTAACTTGATACTGCTTGACTTCCTCTAAAGTTGGGTTTGCTCCTGATTTCCAGGCTGTCATAACTGAACCTTTTACTTCGACCCTGGCTTGATATGCACCGCTAATATTGCCATCAACTGTGGTGTAATCAATGCGAATATCAGCCCATTCTTGGTTAATTTCATCACTGGCTAAAACTTGACCGGCTTTATGATATTCCAGCCATTTCCAACCTTCAAGCATCCAAATTTCTCGTTCGGCAATTTGTTCAAAGAAGGATAAACCACCCCAGCCTCGATAGTAGGGATATAGTTCTTTAACTGAACCATTACGTCGGACTAATAAATCTAAAATTTCTGGTTTTAAATGACCCCAATATTGTCCTTGGGGTAAGTCAACTAAGGTAGGTGCAAATTCGTGTCCACCAAAATGACTACATCGCCAAAAACGTAAGTTATTATTATTTGCACTCGCGTATTCAGAACGCAATTTTTGATAAAGCGGATAACCAAATCTGCTACAAGCTGCATCAACATTGCCGTGGTTGCAAACGAGTATTTCTCGAATGTGGTTTGTTGGTTGGCGATATTGGTTAAGGTTTGGTAATTCTTCTGGATTTTTGAGTAAAGCTAATGCCAAAGAACCAAGTAAAGCATCAGGTACGATAAATTCATGTTTCTCAAATTGAGCAAAAAATTTGGCGGGTCGGCGATAGTAGAATACACGAGTATAACTTGGATGGGAATACTCTCGGTCTGGTGCGATCGCTAGTGGTCGAATTGACCCACCATTTCCCCAAATACATTGTAACGGGTCTAATACATCCTGTGGTATGGAGTTAGGGTTTATCCAAATGTTATCTGGCCAAGGTTGTGCAGCTTCAATAATGAAGTATTGTTCAGCATTGTTCGCTGAACCAATGGGGTCTTCACCGTTAGCTTGGGAAATCTCGGAACAAAAACGGCAATTATTTTGAGTTTTGTTGGTTGAAATATTCATGATTACTTCACTAAATATTTAAACAAGTCATCCAAAACGAGATTGGCAGCAATGTAGCCGCTTCCACCCCAGTAACTATTTTCAACTTTATACACTTTTCCAGCCTGTACAGCCTTCAGTTGTTTCCATAGAGGATGATTAAGAACTTGCTGATAAAGTTGTGCTTCGGGATCTCGTGCCGTTAAAAAAATGATGTCGCCATCAGCATCCCCAATACTTTCAAGGGAGATATCCATTCCCTCTTCCTGGGAAGGTGGGCGAGGTAAGCCGATATCTTCGATAATGGTGCTACTCAGGCTAACAGTCTTGGTTTTCCCATATAGGCGGATTCTATCGGGATAAATTTCGATAATTGAGATGACAGTATTTGGGAGGCGATCGCCCATTTGCTGCTGTAATTCTGCAATCCTTTGATTGTAAGCATTGACGGTTTCTTCAGCTTCAGATGTTTTCCCAAAGGCTTGAGCAAATAGTTGAAAGCATTCTTTCCAGCGAATACTCTGACCATCCCACCACTTTGCAATCACAGTAGGAGCCATTTGTGAGAGCCGGTCATACAATTCCTGCTGTTCTCCATAATCATCTGTAGCTAAAATTAAATCTGGTTTGATAGTGAGAATTTTCTCTAAACTTAGTTGTCGTGAATCTAAACCAACACTGTCAGAACTTTCAAACCGTTCTCTCAAGTAATCAGCCTGTTGTGCGTAATTAGTTGTACCTATGGGCTTGAAGTCTAGTATTAAAGCAGCCTCCAAAGCTGGTTCACTTGCAGCAATAATTCGCTGTGGGATATTAGGAACACAGGTTTCACCCGTAAGATGTTTGACTATTCTGCACTGTGAAGGCAATAACTCAGCAGAGTTAGTTAACTTTTGTGAGACATTATTAGTACAAGCAGAAAACAGCACAACTGCCATAAGTGTTAACCCAAAGAACCCCAGCCCACGACGAATTTTATACATTTTAAAAAGTTGATTTAGTTCTACTCGAAGTGCAGGACAATCTAAAACTCAACGGACACCGTTCCTCTTACCGTGAACGGCTCACCAGGGTTAATGCGATTCCGGCGCTGGCCACTATCTTCGATATAATCGACATTGAAAAGGTTGTTAATATTAATACCAGCCCGCCAGTTATTTCGTCGATAAAATATACTGGCATCAGTACGCACGTAGCTAGGCAGTTGAAAAGAGTTATTCAAATCACCTTGGCGTTCACCCACATAAAATAAACCCAAGCCAAATCCTAAGCCTTGGAAATCACCTGTTTGAATTTCATAAGTTGACCACAAACTGGCTGAATTAAACGGTACACCATCAAGTAAATTACCCGGCTGTAGGTTGTCATCTTTGGTAACTCTGGCATCAGTGTAAGCATAGGAAGCAATCAAATTCCATCCCGGCAAAATTTGCCCTGTGACATCCAACTCCACACCCCGGCTTCTTTGCTCTCCTGATGGAATGGAGAAATTTGGATTATCTGGATCAGTAACCGCAAGATTACTCCTGGTGATTTCATAAGCAGCCAAATTTGTAATCAAGCTACCATTGAGAAACTCACCTCTGACACCAACTTCATACTGTGTACCGCGCACTGGTTCAAGGAGCGAACCATCTGCACGATTTCCAAAGTTAGGTTGAAATGATCTACTGAAGCTGGTATATAAAGAAATTGGCTCAATCGGTTGATAGACGATACCCACTCGCGGACTAAAGGCTTGATCTTGCCGTTCATCAGAAGCAGAGCTTTGATCGATATTGTCAAAGCGTCCACCTACTAGCAGTTTTAAGTTTTCAGCTAGGGTAATTTGATTTTGCACAAACACGCCAATGGAATCTGTTTGAGATCCAAAAGGGAATACATCTGCAAATTCATCTCTGCTAGGTCGGGTAGCAATTCCATAAACAGGATTAAAGATATTAATGCTAGGAGCGGGTTCAAAAAGAGATACTCCTCCGTCATTTACCCAAGATAAATCAACGCCAAATAGCAGGGTGTGCTGGATTGATCCCGTAGCAAAATTTCCCACTAGATCGGTTTGCAATTCATAATTTCTTACAGTAAATTCACCCAGAGAAAATTCTCTACGTAGCTCCCCAGTAGTTTCGTTGAGCCTGCCAGGTTCGAGCCGATTATTGGTTTGGTCAGAGGAAGAGTATCGAAACTGATTCCGGAGTTTCCAGTCATCATTGAAACGATGCTCTAATCGATATCCTGCTAAAAAATTTGTTCTTTCACTGAAGTCGTCTGGTTCACCCAAAACTCGGTCAAAGGGAATATCAGCAATACCTGTACCAAAAGCAACTAATCCCCGATCATATGGACGCTTATCGTTTGAGTATTCTAATTCAAGTCTGAGGTCAGTGCGATCGCCAATCTTCCAAGTAACTACAGGTGAAATGAAAAATCTCTCAACTTCTGTATCAAAATTCCGAAAGTTTCCGCCTCTCTCATAAGCTGCATTCAAGCGATAAAGCAGTGTTCGTTCTGGGTTTAAGGGGCCTGATAAATCAAGGGTTGGTCGCACTAAACCAAAACTTCCAACCTGCAATCCCGCAGCATAAAAAGGCTCTGAAAGGGGTTGTTTGGTAACGAAGTTAATCACACCACCAGGGTCTAAATTACCATAGAGTACAGAAGCCGGTCCTTTGAGGACTTCTATCCGTTCCAAATTTGCCGTTTCTACAATAGAAAAATTGTTTCTATTGTTAAAGCCATCGCGGAGATTCCCTCCAAATTGTGGAAAACCACGAATATTAAATACCTCGGATGTACCGCCAACTTTATTTCCCTGCTGCACACCACTGACACTACGTAGTGCATCTGAGGCTCGAATCACCTGTCTGTCCTCTAGCACCTGTCGGGGAACTGCTTGAATTGATTGGGGAATATCACGTAGGGGTGTGTCCGTTCTTGTCGCAGTTGTGGCATTGGGTACACTGTATCTATCTTGCTGACCAGTTACTACCAATTCAATCGGCTGGTCTGGAGTTGATGGTTGTTCTGTTTGAGTTTCTGGTTCTTCTGGTAATTTTGGAGTCTGTGCAGAAGTAACAACTGGTGTCAAGCCAAAAATCAGACCTTCATCACTATCAAATAACTCCGCCGTAGGTAATCCCGCCTCTCCTATGACTGTGACTCGGATAGTATTAGCATCCAAGTTTGTTACCGTTATCTCAGTAATTCCCTCAATTGGTTTTTCCGAACGGAATATGAACCCATCGCTATTGGGTAAACGCAATTGAGCA comes from the Nostoc sp. PCC 7120 = FACHB-418 genome and includes:
- a CDS encoding iron-siderophore ABC transporter substrate-binding protein, which encodes MAVVLFSACTNNVSQKLTNSAELLPSQCRIVKHLTGETCVPNIPQRIIAASEPALEAALILDFKPIGTTNYAQQADYLRERFESSDSVGLDSRQLSLEKILTIKPDLILATDDYGEQQELYDRLSQMAPTVIAKWWDGQSIRWKECFQLFAQAFGKTSEAEETVNAYNQRIAELQQQMGDRLPNTVISIIEIYPDRIRLYGKTKTVSLSSTIIEDIGLPRPPSQEEGMDISLESIGDADGDIIFLTARDPEAQLYQQVLNHPLWKQLKAVQAGKVYKVENSYWGGSGYIAANLVLDDLFKYLVK
- a CDS encoding sucrase ferredoxin, yielding MNISTNKTQNNCRFCSEISQANGEDPIGSANNAEQYFIIEAAQPWPDNIWINPNSIPQDVLDPLQCIWGNGGSIRPLAIAPDREYSHPSYTRVFYYRRPAKFFAQFEKHEFIVPDALLGSLALALLKNPEELPNLNQYRQPTNHIREILVCNHGNVDAACSRFGYPLYQKLRSEYASANNNNLRFWRCSHFGGHEFAPTLVDLPQGQYWGHLKPEILDLLVRRNGSVKELYPYYRGWGGLSFFEQIAEREIWMLEGWKWLEYHKAGQVLASDEINQEWADIRIDYTTVDGNISGAYQARVEVKGSVMTAWKSGANPTLEEVKQYQVSSLVKLA
- a CDS encoding TonB-dependent receptor — translated: MSTVNQQILYSLCLTGIVSTLIVPSASAEVVQTKSGVLQNITHRELRKRLVNQAELLSQVPNSPTLVEVTGVKATPTDKGVELILQTNQGEELQITNRSADNNFIADIANAQLRLPNSDGFIFRSEKPIEGITEITVTNLDANTIRVTVIGEAGLPTAELFDSDEGLIFGLTPVVTSAQTPKLPEEPETQTEQPSTPDQPIELVVTGQQDRYSVPNATTATRTDTPLRDIPQSIQAVPRQVLEDRQVIRASDALRSVSGVQQGNKVGGTSEVFNIRGFPQFGGNLRDGFNNRNNFSIVETANLERIEVLKGPASVLYGNLDPGGVINFVTKQPLSEPFYAAGLQVGSFGLVRPTLDLSGPLNPERTLLYRLNAAYERGGNFRNFDTEVERFFISPVVTWKIGDRTDLRLELEYSNDKRPYDRGLVAFGTGIADIPFDRVLGEPDDFSERTNFLAGYRLEHRFNDDWKLRNQFRYSSSDQTNNRLEPGRLNETTGELRREFSLGEFTVRNYELQTDLVGNFATGSIQHTLLFGVDLSWVNDGGVSLFEPAPSINIFNPVYGIATRPSRDEFADVFPFGSQTDSIGVFVQNQITLAENLKLLVGGRFDNIDQSSASDERQDQAFSPRVGIVYQPIEPISLYTSFSRSFQPNFGNRADGSLLEPVRGTQYEVGVRGEFLNGSLITNLAAYEITRSNLAVTDPDNPNFSIPSGEQRSRGVELDVTGQILPGWNLIASYAYTDARVTKDDNLQPGNLLDGVPFNSASLWSTYEIQTGDFQGLGFGLGLFYVGERQGDLNNSFQLPSYVRTDASIFYRRNNWRAGININNLFNVDYIEDSGQRRNRINPGEPFTVRGTVSVEF